A window of Polynucleobacter sp. KF022 genomic DNA:
AGAAAAGTTTTATAAGACTTGCTACGCAATGCTTTTTCAACTTCTTGAGCGCATTCAATCGTCTGCTGTAAGTCCCATTGCGGCAGTACGCCTGCATGCACTGTCAGAACATTCCCATTGCTGAGTGCCATAGGGCGATGCCGCATCCAGTCAATAAGCTCTTCACGATCGGGTGCATGTAGGATCGGCTCAACGGTATCGAGGCCTTTTGTTTTGCGAAGACCGGCATCAATAGCAAGAAGGTGTAAGTCATGATTACCTAGGATGCATTCAGCGCGGCCAGATTCTTGTAATGTTTTTAAGTGCCGCAACGCCCCTAATGAATCAGGCCCGCGATTAACTAAGTCTCCCAGAAAAATCATTTTAGATTTTGGTGGAAGCTTTTTGACTAAGGCTTTTAATGAGGGTGCGCAGCCTTGCACATCACCTACGGCATATATCTTGCTCATATCTTATCTTAAAGCCGAATCCAAAGATATTGCAGGGGCTAGACGATTTTTTTGACAACGCTATATCGCACTAAAGTCTTTTTGCGTGCTTCATCGTGATCCACTATCGGTAGGGGGTAATCTCTTCCAATGAGAATGCCTGCAGCCTCTAGCTCAATATGGCCGGCCTTCCATGGGGCATGAATTGACTTCTTGGAAAGCTTGCTTAGCTGAGGAAGATAGCGTTTGATGAACTTACCCTCAGGATCAAATTTTTCTGATTGGGTGATCGGATTAAAGATCCGAAAATAAGGTTGAGCATCGCAGCCTGACGAGGAAGCCCATTGCCAGCCACCATTATTGGAAGATAGTTCAAAGTCATTGAGGTGTTCTGCAAAATAAGCCTCACCCCAGCGCCAATCAACGCCCAAATCTTTTGTTAAAAAACTGGCTACGACCATACGCAGACGATTGTGCATATAGCCACTTTGATTGAGTTGATGCATGGCTGCGTCAACTAGTGGGTAACCCGTTTTGCCCTCACACCAAGCGGTAAATAATTTTTTGGCTGTAGCTCCACTCTCCCAAGCAATATTATCGTAGTCGGGTTTAAATGACGCACCTTTTGCAAGGCGAGGGTGATTGGCCAGAATCATGAAATAGAAATCGCGCCAGATTAATTCGCTTAGCCAAATGGTGGCGCCCATGCTACCTGCTAGCATACGGCGATGCGCTTCACGCACCAATCCGCGGATAGAGAGCATGCCAAAACGTAAGTGTGTAGAGAG
This region includes:
- a CDS encoding symmetrical bis(5'-nucleosyl)-tetraphosphatase, producing MSKIYAVGDVQGCAPSLKALVKKLPPKSKMIFLGDLVNRGPDSLGALRHLKTLQESGRAECILGNHDLHLLAIDAGLRKTKGLDTVEPILHAPDREELIDWMRHRPMALSNGNVLTVHAGVLPQWDLQQTIECAQEVEKALRSKSYKTFLSNMYGNTPNKWSNSLKGYERLRVITNALTRMRFCSPTGQMEFESKEGLEDGPKGYTPWFMAPNRKTTDTLIYFGHWSTLGLLRKHNVIGLDTGCVWGGKLTALEIADSNKDSKKLDVAQVEGYDHPLRM